Proteins encoded together in one Electrophorus electricus isolate fEleEle1 chromosome 9, fEleEle1.pri, whole genome shotgun sequence window:
- the kank1a gene encoding KN motif and ankyrin repeat domain-containing protein 1a isoform X3, translating to MSQTAHLNGNNAEKDDDDKESEAPYYLETPYGYQLDLDFLKYVDDIERGNTIKKLNIQRKPKLPRSVPPPQSGGQTEWTSTDSLSSSNSDESKPSPVFFTTRNKLASLGHNAQVQEAPQAFLNVPEAKQQQQLPPPPSPHLPRHNPLVEKTLMETRRRLEQERVLMQPPVGEPPRRRLASFSGMGSSSSLSSYGGSYGPSQISPSSNSLQHNGHLANGEYILYMTSSMGSSIRHSPLNSGLTTPVTNISPLHLQNIRDQMVVALKRLKELEEQVKTIPILQVKISVLQEEKRQLVSQMKNSKLAGQGQLGGFRKRSYSVGSADQYEPVAQLHSGSELHIDEAENVEQSSQRLREFQQLTAEVRALERNIQDSSEEPEHGLCQMQHSRNQNVLQRQWNCQSKSIGVGADENMNDMVIYRKSPGWCKDVSTGTEQETRSTGVGVTEAMLGISTEAEAEIELQHQTIESLKEKIYRLEVQLKETTHEVEMGKLKLELQVAGSRKKTDKGLLARPEMYSTSVEAKVSTQSQGVGNHHECSDVSISHVPQTHTIGVCCRPNLKHVAVGPELPMERWVVQERVEVQDQCVGKQVLMCHQKVGVEESKSEVGVNTEMTVESLQLYKTEPEQEKELRSIGCGECSVDVVVCPIKELLCKGTATDTVRKMDSAVMVLPMVFSQHTNTEVKAASKYTNTESTILTDSCTITHPISKDKQTSTIPLETRTIAVGEGLVKDIQTTVKARSIAVGTTASGESIEKITSSKTKESGIGHASINENFLVGLKTRNIACGPSQPLSKTQERSVATGQTEAMEALPSQAKAGTGVGLDHYIERVQKLLQEQQMLLAENYSELADAFGPPQQFQFSSINSELVTTLSSINSVMMYGSVEELHDMDLRGLQIDSGNVRTAPLSSAAPPASLLGSDAHESVCGERAAGNEQSTVPQKSRMDQQMSTALRGGQNTLKSIMKKKDGHQGTNGTKKNLQFVGVNGGYETTSSDDSSSEESSSSASDEEDEEKEMVGSLTKRRKEESSDDGVLDVKRDVEDLSQGMQETRERHELSEKMISACNTLKAHLSDPKALSSKDVRTCMNTVQHEWFRVSSQKTATAAVVEDYLNAFRNISPDLLRHVVNMADGNGNTALHYSVSHSNFHIVEKLLEADVCNVNQQNKAGYTPIMLAALAAVESPKDMRVVEELFSKGDVNAKASQAGQTGLMLAVSHGRMDMVKALLACGADVNIQDDEGSTALMCASEHGHVEIVKLLLAQPGCDATLSDNDESTALSIALEAGHKDIAVLLYAHVNFSKAQSPGTPRLGRKTSPSPTRRGMFD from the exons AaaaagatgatgatgacaagGAGTCTGAGGCTCCCTATTATTTGGAAACCCCATATGGTTATCAGCTAGACCTGGACTTCCTGAAGTATGTGGACGACATAGAAAGGGGAAACACCATCAAAAAGCTGAACATTCAACGTAAACCCAAACTGCCCAGGTCTGTGCCACCCCCTCAAAGTGGTGGTCAGACTGAGTGGACTTCAACAGACTCCTTGTCTTCCTCCAATAGCGATGAAAGCAAGCCGTCACCGGTGTTCTTCACAACTCGGAACAAGCTAGCCTCGCTGGGTCACAATGCCCAAGTCCAAGAGGCCCCTCAGGCCTTTTTGAACGTTCCCGAGgccaagcagcagcagcagctgccacctccaccttcacctcACCTCCCTCGCCACAACCCCCTGGTGGAGAAAACGCTGATGGAGACTCGGAGGCGGCTGGAACAGGAGCGGGTCCTCATGCAGCCACCGGTCGGTGAGCCGCCCCGCAGGCGCCTGGCCAGCTTCAGCGGAATGGGCTCCAGCAGCTCCCTGTCATCATACGGAGGCTCATATGGGCCGAGCCAGATCTCACCCAGTTCGAATTCTCTGCAGCACAATGGTCATTTGGCCAATGGTGAATACATTCTCTATATGACTTCCTCTATGGGCAGCTCCATACGTCACAGTCCACTCAACTCAGGCTTGACCACGCCAGTGACCAACATTAGCCCTTTGCACCTCCAGAATATCCGTGACCAGATGGTGGTGGCTCTCAAGCGCCTTAAAGAGCTTGAGGAGCAAGTGAAGACCATCCCAATCCTTCAAGTCAAGATCTCAGTCTTGCAGGAAGAAAAGAGACAGCTGGTGTCACAGATGAAAAACTCTAAATTAGCTGGGCAGGGCCAACTCGGGGGCTTCCGAAAGCGTTCCTACAGCGTTGGCAGTGCCGATCAGTACGAGCCAGTGGCACAGCTTCATTCAGGCTCAGAGTTGCATATTGATGAGGCAGAGAATGTGGAGCAGAGCTCCCAAAGGCTACGGGAGTTCCAGCAGTTGACCGCCGAGGTGCGGGCTTTGGAGCGGAATATCCAAGATAGCAGTGAGGAACCAGAACATGGATTATGCCAAATGCAACACAGTAGAAACCAAAATGTCTTACAAAGGCAGTGGAACTGCCAAAGCAAGTCCATTGGTGTTGGCGCAGATGAGAACATGAATGACATGGTGATCTACAGAAAGTCTCCAGGGTGGTGCAAGGATGTCTCTACAGGAACGGAGCAGGAAACAAGGAGCACAGGAGTTGGAGTGACCGAAGCTATGCTGGGCATTAGCACTGAGGCAGAGGCTGAAATAGAGCTGCAGCACCAGACTATTGAGAGCCTTAAAGAAAAGATCTACAGACTGGAGGTACAACTGAAGGAGACAACCCATGAGGTAGAGATGGGAAAACTCAAGCTGGAGCTTCAAGTGGCTGGCTCACGGAAGAAAACTGACAAGGGCTTGTTGGCAAGGCCTGAGATGTACAGCACTTCAGTGGAGGCCAAGGTCTCGACACAGAGTCAAGGGGTGGGGAACCATCATGAGTGTAGTGATGTCAGCATAAGTCAtgtcccacagacacacaccatagGTGTCTGTTGTCGACCCAACTTAAAGCATGTTGCTGTGGGTCCAGAGTTGCCAATGGAGAGGTGGGTTGTACAAGAACGTGTAGAGGTTCAGGATCAGTGTGTAGGAAAACAAGTGTTGATGTGCCACCAAAAAGTGGGGGTGGAAGAAAGTAAGTCTGAGGTGGGAGTCAACACTGAGATGACTGTGGAAAGTTTACAGCTTTATAAGACAGAGCCTGAACAGGAAAAGGAGCTCAGGTCCATTGGATGTGGAGAATGCTCAGTGGATGTAGTGGTTTGTCCCATTAAAGAGCTCCTGTGTAAGGGTACAGCAACGGACACTGTGAGGAAAATGGACTCAGCTGTGATGGTTTTGCCCATGGTGTTTTCGcagcatacaaacacagaagTGAAGGCTGCaagtaaatacacaaacacagagagcaccatACTCACTGATTCCTGCACAATTACTCATCCAATCTCAAAAGACAAGCAAACGAGCACTATACCGTTGGAAACCCGCACAATTGCTGTTGGGGAAGGTCTTGTAAAAGACATCCAAACCACAGTAAAGGCCCGCTCCATTGCAGTGGGTACCACAGCATCAGGGGAGTCTATTGAGAAAATTACCTCATCTAAAACCAAAGAGAGTGGGATTGGCCATGCTAGTATAAATGAAAACTTTTTGGTGGGCCTCAAAACCCGCAACATTGCATGTGGACCCTCTCAACCCCTCAGCAAAACCCAGGAGAGGAGTGTGGCGACAGGACAAACAGAAGCTATGGAGGCACTGCCATCACAAGCAAAGGCTGGGACTGGGGTTGGCTTAGACCACTACATAGAAAGAGTTCAGAAGCTCCTTCAGGAGCAGCAGATGTTGCTGGCTGAAAACTACAGTGAGCTTGCGGATGCCTTCGGCCCACCTCAACAGTTCCAGTTCAGCTCCATTAACAGTGAGCTGGTAACCACTCTATCATCCATCAACTCTGTGATGATGTACGGTAGTGTTGAGGAACTCCACGATATGGACCTCAGGGGGCTGCAAATAGACTCTGGTAATGTCAGAACAG CTCCTCTCTCCAGCGCGGCAcctcctgcttctctcctcGGCTCAGATGCACACGAGAGCGTGTGCGGTGAGAGGGCTGCTGGCAATGAGCAGAGCACGGTGCCTCAGAAGAGCCGCATGGACCAGCAGATGTCCACTGCTCTGCGTG GTGGTCAGAACACTCTAAAATCCATCATGAAGAAAAAAGATGGACACCAGGGCACCAACGGCACCAAAAAGAACCTGCAGTTTGTTGGTGTGAATGGAGG ATATGAAACAACGTCAAGCGATGACTCCAGTTCTGAGGAGAGCAGCTCTTCAGCCTCagacgaggaggacgaggagaagGAGATGGTGGGGAGTCTGacaaagaggaggaaagaggagtCCAGCGATGACGGCGTGCTGGATGTGAAGAGAGACGTGGAGGATTTGAGCCAAGGAATGCAGGAGACGAGAGAGAG GCATGAGCTAAGTGAGAAGATGATATCAGCATGCAACACTCTTAAAGCCCACCTGTCTGATCCCAAGGCTTTATCCAGCAAAGATGTG AGGACGTGCATGAACACGGTGCAGCACGAGTGGTTCCGCGTGTCTAGCCAGAAGACGGCCACAGCGGCTGTAGTGGAGGACTACCTCAACGCCTTCCGGAACATCTCACCTGACCTGCTGCGGCATGTGGTCAACATGGCTGACGGCAACGGCAACACTGCCCTCCACTACAGCGTCTCCCACTCCAACTTCCACATCGTCGAGAAGCTGCTGGAAGCAG ACGTCTGCAACGTCAATCAGCAGAACAAGGCAGGCTACACTCCCATCATGCTAGCTGCGTTAGCTGCCGTGGAGTCCCCTAAAGATATGAGGGTGGTAGAGGAGCTGTTCAGCAAAGGGGATGTCAACGCAAAAGCCAGCCAG GCTGGTCAGACGGGGCTGATGCTGGCGGTCAGCCATGGCCGGATGGACATGGTGAAGGCCCTGCTAGCCTGTGGCGCCGACGTCAACATCCAGGATGATGAGGGCTCCACAGCGCTCATGTGTGCCAGCGAGCATGGCCACGTGGAGATCGTCAAGCTGCTGCTGGCGCAGCCAGGCTGTGATGCCACACTCAGCGACAAC gatgaaaGTACTGCTTTGTCCATTGCTCTGGAGGCTGGGCACAAAGACATTGCAGTGTTGCTGTATGCCCATGTGAACTTCTCCAAAGCGCAATCCCCA GGAACGCCTCGGCTTGGCAGGAAAACGTCTCCCAGTCCCACCAGGCGGGGCATGTTTGATTAG